The Haloarcula litorea genome contains the following window.
TCGGAGCCGCGGACGGCCAACTGGATCGCCTCCGAAGCGGGCTGGTCACACGAGCCGACCAAGCGGGTCCTCGAACGTCTCGTCGACGATGGTATCCTCCACCGTGATGAGAGCGGGACGCACACGACGTACTACCCCGATTACCGCCGCCAGGCGATGCAGGAAGCGATGCGCCTCCGGGATAGCGGGCACACTGTCGAGGAACTCACGGACCGGCTCGCCGATATGAAGGCGCAGATCCGCGACTGGGAGGACGAATTCGACGTCGAGTCGCCGAATCAGCTTCGCGGAACGCTCGCCGAGGAGGGTCTCGACGCCGACGAAGAAGACCGCCGGCGTGAGATTGCCCGCGAGTGGGAACATCTCCAGCGGCGCATCGACATCGTCGGCTTCGCCATCCGCGAATGGGACTTCCTTACACCAACGAACGAGCCTGCCGAGGCCAGTAGCTGACGGATGTCGGTCCCGCATCCCGGTGGCGACCCGAACGCAAACCTCTACGCCCAGCTGAAGCGGGACGTCCTCGATCGTGTACCACAGATCACGACGGTCGAGTTCGTTCCTGATGATATCGAGGCCAAGCAGCTGCGGGCCCGTTTTGATCCGGCCCGCCTTTCTCCTTCGATAGGGCCTGAGTCGCCAGAACTGTCCATCAAGTGGTATCGACAGGACCCCCACGATTGGTTCCGTATCAACTACACCGACCCGAACACGGGCTTTCACGCTGGCTGGCACCAGGACGAAGACCATCCAGATCTCGGACGAACGCATTTCCAGTACGCAGCCGACGATGAGGAAGATCGCTGGGGAATCACGTTCGACCACGAGACCCCCTCGCTAATCCTCTGGGAGATCATCGAAGCGCTCCTCGAGGATGTCCGTCCAACCTACCAGTACGGGAACGAGGACTCATGACACCACGAGAACGCGCCGACCGGTCGCTTGCGAGCTCTTTCGAACGGTATCTCCAGGACAAGGGGAAGGGTCGTGGTGGCGACGGCGGGAACTATCGACGGAACGCAGCGCGTGAGCTGGAGCGGTTTGCCGAGTGGGCCGCCGGCGACCGTGGTGACGACGACTGGACCGGGATCGTTCCCGACGACGTCGACCGGGAGCCGACCTTCGACGATCTCGACGAACGCGTCTTCCGGGAGTACGCCCGGCATCTCAGTGGAGATCGCGGACTCAAGCAGAACACGGTACAAACCTATTATCGCTATATCTCCGCGTGGTGTGGCTGGTGTGTCAACGAGGGGTACCTCGAAGCGCATTACGCGCAGCGAGCGAGTGCGATGGCGCCGTTGCCGGAGGACGACGGTCGCAAGCCCGGCGACCAGCAGGCCTGGACGTCCGAGCAGCGCCACGCACTCACCCGCCACGTCGACGAACGGGCCCGCGACGCCATCGAGACGTACACGACACTCCCGGAGGACACTGACTCCCTAGACAAGCAGCGAGCGCGCTACGCGGCGCTGAAGGCGGCTCGTGACCGGGCTCTGGTGTTCGTCCTCGCGTACACCGCCGTTCGCGTCGGGGAACTCCTCCGGGATCCGAACGACCCACGCCGGCGCGGTGTCCGCTGGGAGGATCTCTCCCTCGACGACGGGAGTATGGACGTCTACCGGAAGAAACAGCAGTGGGACGCCGCGAGTCTCCCCGACCCGGTGATTTCGCCGCTGCGGAGCTACCGGAAACTGATGGATCCGCCAGCGGACCGATGGCCAGTGTTCCCAACGTTCGATCAGCGGACACTCGCGACGCACGTCCGAGAGGAGCTCGCTGACCGAGGGCTACAACCGGACGCCATCGACGAGTACCGTGATGAGTTCGCTCGCGACCTTTTACTTACGCTTGAGGAGGATATCCGACCTCCTTCTATCACGACTGATGGCGCGCGGTCGATTCTCAAACGACTCTCCGAGGAAGGAGAGGTTGACATTGATCACCCGAAACACGACTATCTCGCTCCTCACGGCGGTCGGCGAGGTATGGGAGAGGTCCTCGTCAGAGCGTTTGGCTATACAGTCGCAGCCCGATATCTCGACAATTCGGAGGAGATGGTTCGCGAGCGCTATTCCCACATCGAAGCGGGCGAGCTTGGAGACGTGGCGACTGAAGCTCTCGACGAGGTTGACCACATAGGGACGTGACCCACCCTCTACAGTTGCTCCCGGTTGATGCTGTGAGCGACACGTACGTTGATAGTGAGTGACTACGTTACTCTCTAGCAGACCGACTGAACGATTCCGACCCCGAACTCGACCGTGAACAAGCCATCAATTCAGTGTACCCATGCCAGTCGATCCCGTCTGTGGGATGGAAATCCCACCCGAATCTGCCGAAGCGACTACCGAGTACGAAGGCGAGTCGTTCCACTTCTGCTCGAACGACTGCCAAGCGTTGTTCGATAGCGCTCCCGAGAAGTACGTCGAGACGCCACACCCTCACCTCATCGAGACAGGCGGTGCCATCATCCCTCGTCTGCCATACGGCCGTGCGAAAGGTGAATTTGACATCGATATTGCAGACCCCACGTCGCTCCAAGAGGGCGACAGTGTCCGTTTCTCGAAGGAGATTACGGACGACGACGTCCGGAAATTCGCCGAAGCGACCAGCGACACGAACGCCCTCCACCTCAACGATGCGTTCGCGGAGAAGACCCGGTTCGGCCACCGGATCGTCCACGGGACACTCGTCTCGGGACTGATCAGCGCGGCACTGGCGTGCTTTCCCGGGCTCACGATCTACATCTCG
Protein-coding sequences here:
- a CDS encoding tyrosine-type recombinase/integrase; protein product: MTPRERADRSLASSFERYLQDKGKGRGGDGGNYRRNAARELERFAEWAAGDRGDDDWTGIVPDDVDREPTFDDLDERVFREYARHLSGDRGLKQNTVQTYYRYISAWCGWCVNEGYLEAHYAQRASAMAPLPEDDGRKPGDQQAWTSEQRHALTRHVDERARDAIETYTTLPEDTDSLDKQRARYAALKAARDRALVFVLAYTAVRVGELLRDPNDPRRRGVRWEDLSLDDGSMDVYRKKQQWDAASLPDPVISPLRSYRKLMDPPADRWPVFPTFDQRTLATHVREELADRGLQPDAIDEYRDEFARDLLLTLEEDIRPPSITTDGARSILKRLSEEGEVDIDHPKHDYLAPHGGRRGMGEVLVRAFGYTVAARYLDNSEEMVRERYSHIEAGELGDVATEALDEVDHIGT
- a CDS encoding MaoC/PaaZ C-terminal domain-containing protein, whose amino-acid sequence is MPVDPVCGMEIPPESAEATTEYEGESFHFCSNDCQALFDSAPEKYVETPHPHLIETGGAIIPRLPYGRAKGEFDIDIADPTSLQEGDSVRFSKEITDDDVRKFAEATSDTNALHLNDAFAEKTRFGHRIVHGTLVSGLISAALACFPGLTIYISQNLEFQQPVDIGETLTARCKIVDDLDGARYRLTTRIENDADEIVLDGTATVLIDPMPE
- a CDS encoding DUF7342 family protein, with the translated sequence MTEDESNSKGLMERQTTGEDRVRMAARQLSEPRTANWIASEAGWSHEPTKRVLERLVDDGILHRDESGTHTTYYPDYRRQAMQEAMRLRDSGHTVEELTDRLADMKAQIRDWEDEFDVESPNQLRGTLAEEGLDADEEDRRREIAREWEHLQRRIDIVGFAIREWDFLTPTNEPAEASS